The genomic DNA GTAGTTGAAACTGTGAGCCCGAACTTCCGCAAGGATAAGGGAGACCAACAGCAGTATAGCTTGGCCGACTTCTTTGCAATCTATGATGGTGAAGACTTACGACCACTGCAACACTACTTTGACGAATACCAAGTAGAACTGTAACGTAGATTTGCGAAAAGCACCTCCAATGAGGTGCTTTTTTAGTTAATTTTATCCAATTGATTATTTATACTATAATGAAACAGACAGAGCGGTAAATTAACTTACAAAGAGGGGTTTAGAGTACATGATTTTACAATTTATTTTCTTATTAGTGGCGGGGATTGTGGCAGGGTTAATGGCGACGATTGCCGGCTTGGCATCAATTGCCTCCTATCCAGCGCTCCTGATGGTGGGGATTCCACCGGTAATTGCAAACGTGACGAATACGGTTTCCCTCATTTTTACCGGGGTGGGCGCCATTCCAGCGTCCCTAAAGGAACTGCACGGTCAGTGGCGCCGGGCGCTGGGGTATACCATCCTGGCGGTGATCGGAAGTGTGAGCGGGAGTGCTCTCTTACTGGTTGCCCCGGCGTCTACCTTTGAAAAAATCGTGCCATTCTTTATCTTAGTAGCTGGGGTAATGCTCCTGCTTTCAGGACGAGGAAAGGAACTGAAAGAGGAAGAGCGCTTACGGCGTGCGGAAATGCATCCTACGCGGCACAAGGTCCTAACCCTGGCTAGTTACCTCGGAATTGTATTAGTAGGTGGTTACCTCGGGTACTTTGGAGCTGCCGGTGGGGTAGTGTTATTAGCGATTTTAGCGGTGATTACCCGGGAAAGCTTTGCCAAGTACAATGCCGTCAAAAACGTGATGACGTTTGCTTGTAACCTTTGTTCGTCAGCGTACTTTATCATGACGACGACGGTGGCTTGGTATGCGGTTTTACCGCTGGGCATGGGCTTGCTAATCGGCGGGTACTGCGGACCGTTAATCGTGCGGCGTGTCAACATTAAGGTTCTCCGTTTCCTAATTGCGATTGCGGCATTCTTACTCGCGGCAGACTTATTTGTCAAGGCTTACTTTTAAATAAAATCAATGTTAGAATGTGAATAATCTGAATGAGGAGGATCCCCGATGAAGTTATTTTACTGGTTGCTTTCGATTTACTGGATTATCACGTTGCTGTTATTTATGGCATTGCCCGATGGGATGATGATTTCAATGTACATGATGATCTTTGGGATGTTAGCCCACAGCATTGCCTGTGCGTTAGAACATCATTAAGGTGTAGCTCACAAAAAAGAACCTTTCTACTAGAAAGGTTCTTTTTTAATTGGCTAAGGTCATTGCGGGGACCGTTGTTGTTTCATTTCGTAACTAACTACCCAAGTAATCAGCGCCGAACAGAACATGATGATTGCAACGATCAGGTAGGGCAGGCTCGGATTTTTATCCATTAACGTTCCGGCAAAAATGGGACCGGCGATGTTTCCGATGCTGGTGAGCGACATGTTCACCCCGTTGATCAGTCCCTGATTGTGCTTTCCAAAGCGCGTCAACAAGGTGGTAATCGCGGGACGTAGCACGTCAAAGGCACAGAAGATTAGCAAGGTGGCGACAATCACTTCCACCGCCGTGTGAGCAACCAAGATCCAGAGAATCCCAGCCATGCTGACTAAAAAGCAGATCCGCGTTAAGCCAAGCTCTCCGACCCAGTTCACCAGGCGGTCAAAGAGGACCACCTGTAAAAAGAGGGAGAAAATTCCATTGAGAATTAACACGAGGGCGATTTGATTGAGTGAGAAGTGGAAGACCTGGTTGACGTAGAGGGTATAGATGCTTTCAAACCCGGCTAAACCAAAGGAGGCCACTAGGATCATGAAAAATAAAGTAATAATCGACTTGTTTAAAAGTTGTTTGAAACTGCCGGTGCGGAGGGGCATGCCATCAACCAGCTTACCGTGGCTGCGTTCTTTGGGGTGGCTGGGCATCCCAAAGATAAAGACTAGGGCTGCCAAGATTCCAGAGACTCCGGCAAACCAAAAGGGCGTCTTATAACTTAAATTGGCAAGGATGCCCCCAATCCCGGGTCCAATGATGAGCCCCCCACTAAAGGCGGCGGAGATCCAGCCGATTACCCGCGCTCGTTCCCGTTCGCTGGACAAATCGGCTGCAAGGGCCATGGAGGTCGTTCCTACCATCGCTGCGGCCACCCCACCAATTAACCGGGAAAGGTCAAACCACAACAGTGAGTTGGCGAGGGCGAAGATAAACTGAGAAAAGGCAAAGAGAACCAGACCGACCGTTAAAATTGGCGCCCGGCCAATGCGGTCGGAGAGGCGCCCGATGAGTGGTGAAAAGAGAAATTGAGTAAACGCAAATAAGGACGTCATCATGCCCATTTCTCCCGCCGTTAAATGGTATTCATTTTTGATGAAGGGTTCGACCGGAATAACTAAACTCCACCCTAAACAAATGATAAAATTGGCTGCGATAATGATGAAAATCGCGCGTCTCGTTTCCTTGCTCATGCTGATTCCTCACTTAGTAAATTGGTTGTTAAAAGTTTATTATACGGCAAATTATGTTAGAAGAGAACTAAAGCGCAGCAAAACAAAATGGTTCCGAATAATCCGAAAATTGTGTACAATTAAGACAATTTATAACGCTAGAATCTTAAAGGAGTGGAAACGATGGCAGGAATTGAACGGTTTTATCCCCTGTTTCAACCGGAACACTATGATTTATTCATTGATGTTAACCGGGAACAGAAAACGATTACGGGAACCACGAAGATTCGTGGGAATGCTAGTCAAGCTAAGATAGCGGTTAACCAAAAGGATTTACAGGTTAGTCAGGTTCGGGCCAACGGCAACCCGGTTCCCTTTACGACTGATGATGAAGCAGAAGCGATTCGCATTGAGTTACCGGCTGCCGGCGCAGTGGAAGTCGAACTGGACTACCAAGCACCGTTGACGGATACCATGATGGGCATTTACCCTTCTTACTATGAAGTCGGGGGGGAAAAGAAGCAGGTGGTAGGCACCCAGTTTGAAACGACGTTTGCCCGGCAGGCTTTTCCTAGTATTGACGAACCAGAAGCCAAAGCGACGTTTAGCCTGGCACTGAAGTTTGACGAACACCCGGGAGAAACGGTGTTAGCCAACATGCCCGAAGAACGGGTTGAAAATGGGGTTCACTACTTTGCCCAGACCCTGAAAATGTCGACCTACCTAGTGGCGTTTGCCTTTGGAGACCTCCAGAGTAAGCTTACGACCACTAAGAGTGGGGTCGAAGTTGGCGTTTTTGCTACCAAGGCCCACCAACCCAAGGAACTCGACTTTGCCCTAGACATTGCTAAGCGCGCCATCGAATTTTATGAAGACTTCTACCAAACTCCTTATCCCTTGCCACATTCCTGGCAACTTGCACTTCCGGACTTTTCGGCCGGAGCCATGGAAAACTGGGGGCTAATTACCTACCGAGAAGCACTGTTATTACTGGATCCTGATAATACTCCATTAGAAACGAAGGAACTCGTGGCGACAGTCATTACCCACGAACTGGCCCACCAGTGGTTTGGGGACCTAGTTACCATGAAATGGTGGGATGATCTGTGGTTAAATGAAAGTTTTGCTAACATGATGGAGTACGTGGCCGTTGATGCCCTCCAGCCCGATTGGCACGTGTGGGAAATGTTTCAGACGTCCGAAGTGCCCATGGCCCTATCACGGGATGCTACGGATGGTGTTCAGTCAGTGCACGTCGCCGTAAATAATCCGGCGGAGATTGATGCGCTCTTTGACGGAGCAATTGTCTACGCCAAGGGAGCTCGGATGTTAGTGATGGTACGGGCTTTGTTGGGGGACGATGCCTTACGGAAGGGGCTCCGCCAGTACTTTGTTGCGCACCAGTATGGAAACGCCGAAGGGCAGGATTTGTGGCAAGCACTCGGTGATGCTTCGGGATTAGCGATTGGGAAGATCATGAATTCATGGTTGGAACAACCCGGTTACCCAGTGGTTTCTGCAACCGTGACGGATGATGGCCAGTTAACCTTACGGCAACAACAGTTCTTTATCGGAGGCGGAACGGACAAAGGCCGGCAATGGCAGATTCCGTTAGATAGTAACTACGCAGCAGCGCCTCAAATTATGGATAAACCAGCGCTAAAACTTGGTGATTACAAGTCCTTGCGAAAGCAAGCAGGGGTTCCGTTCCGAGTAAACGTTGGTAACAACTCCCACGTAGTAGTGCAATATGATCCAGAGTTATTGGCCGACATTTTAGAGGACGTTGAAACGTTAACGCCGATTGATCAACGGCAAATTTTACAGGACCTGCGCCTATTAGCTAGCGCCCAACGGATTGATTACGCGCGGTTAATTCCGTTGCTCCAACAGTTTGCGGGGAGTGAATCGGCGATTGTGAATGCTGAACTCTATGCCGTTGCAAACTCACTAAAGATGTTTGTAACGCCCGGTTCCCCCGCTGAACAAGAGCTCCGCGAGTTCTTTGGCAAGTTAGTGCACGCTAACGTGAACCGGTTAGGGTTACTACCCCGGGCTGGCGAATCGAACGATGATCAAAAGGTCCGGCCCATTGTATTTAATGCGGCTCTATATGCACAATTACCGGATGTCATTGAACAAGCCCACGCCATTTTCACTGACCACCACGCGGACTTAGTTGCTCTGCCAGCGGACGTGCGGGCTTTAATTTTGAAGAATGAAGTGCAAAATTATGGCAGTGCAGACCTCTTTGACCAGTTGCTGACGGATTACACGACGACGAATGACGTTAACTACCGAGAAGATTTAGCAGTTGCGGTTCCTAATGTAGCTGACCCCCAGTTAGCTGAACGGCTCGTTTCGCAGTTTAAGAATGCGGATGTTATTAAACCCCAAGATTTGCGGGCCTGGTACCGTGGGTTACTTGCTAATGAGTTAAACCAACAGGTAGCGTGGGATTGGATTCGGAATAATTGGGATTGGCTAGAAGCAACTGTCGGTGGTGATATGGAATTTGCGACCTTCATTACGGTAACGGCTCGGATTTTCCACACACCAGAGCGACTAGCAGAATTTAAAGCGTTCTTTGAACCAAAATTGGAAACACCGGGATTAGAACGAGAAATTAAGATGGATACGCGGACAATCGCTGGCAAGGTTGATTTGATTGCCGGGGAACAAGCCGCGGTCTTAGGAGAACTTACGCGTAACGTTTAATGTGATTTAATTAAGGAAAGGACTTGCTTTGAAAGCGGGTCCTTTTTGTGTGGCAGGGAGTCAAATAATTTTTTGACTTTTTTTGACTAAAGGGTTGACATTTAGAAGTGAGGACGATATAGTAGTAATCGTTCGTTAAGAACGGTCGGCTGACTTTTTGAAACTTTCGTGAGAATCTTCAAAAAGTGCTTGACAATGCTTAACAAACGCGATATGATTATTTATGCGCTGAAGAGCAGTGCGGAGTAGTTCTTTGAAAACTGAACAAGATTTTGATTACAAAAGTGTAAGGAATTTTTAAACGTGAGTTTAAAAATTAAACAATTGCGAAGTCAATTCGCTTAAAGCAACAAATCAAGGAGAGCTAGTAAAGTTCTCATTTAAAATGAGAGTTTGATCCTGGCTCAGGACGAACGTTGGCGGCGTGCCTAATACATGCAAGTCGAACGCGGTCTCCTAATTGACAACCCGTGCTTGCACGGGTTGGATTTTAGATTGGACCGAGTGGCGAACTGGTGAGTAACACGTGGGTAACCTGCCCAGAAGTAGGGGATAACACCTGGAAACAGATGCTAATACCGTATAACAACTAAAACCACATGGTTTTAGTTTGAAAGCTGGCCTTGGTGCTAGTGCTTTTGGATGGACCCGCGGCGTATTAGCTAGTTGGTGAGATAATAGCTCACCAAGGCGATGATACGTAGCAGACCTGAGAGGGTAATCTGCCACAATGGGACTGAGACACGGCCCATACTCCTACGGGAGGCAGCAGTAGGGAATCTTCCACAATGGACGCAAGTCTGATGGAGCAACGCCGCGTGAGTGAAGAAGGGTTTCGGCTCGTAAAACTCTGTTGTTAGAGAAGAACGACTGTGAGAGCAACTGCTCACGGCGTGACGGTATCTAACCAGAAAGTCACGGCTAACTACGTGCCAGCAGCCGCGGTAATACGTAGGTGGCAAACGTTGTCCGGATTTATTGGGCGTAAAGCGAGCGCAGGCGGTTTTTTAAGTCTGATGTGAAAGCCTTCGGCTTAACCGAAGAAGTGCATCGGAAACTGGGAAACTTGAGTGCAGAAGAGGACAGTGGAACTTCATGTGTAGCGGTGAAATGCGTAGATATATGAAGGAACACCAGTGGCGAAGGCGGCTGTCTAGTCTGCATCTGACGCTGAGGCTCGAAAGCATGGGTAGCAAACAGGATTAGATACCCTGGTAGTCCATGCCGTAAACGATGAATGCTAGGTGTTGGGAGGTTTCCGCCTCTCAGTGCCGGAGCTAACGCATTAAGCATTCCGCCTGGGGAGTACGACCGCAAGGTTGAAACTCAAAGGAATTGACGGGGACCCGCACAAGCGGTGGAGCATGTGGTTTAATTCGATGCTACGCGAAGAACCTTACCAGGTCTTGACATCTTCTGTTAGCCTAAGAGATTAGGTGTCCCCTTCGGGGGCAGAATGACAGGTGGTGCATGGTTGTCGTCAGCTCGTGTCGTGAGATGTTGGGTTAAGTCCCGCAACGAGCGCAACCCTTGTCTTTAGTTGCCAGCATTCAGTTGGGCACTCTAGAGAGACTGCCGGTGATAAACCGGAGGAAGGTGGGGATGACGTCAAATCATCATGCCCCTTATGACCTGGGCTACACACGTGCTACAATGGACGGTACAACGAGTTGCGAAACCGCGAGGTCAAGCTAATCTCTTAAAGCCGTTCTCAGTTCGGATTGCAGGCTGCAACTCGCCTGCATGAAGTTGGAATCGCTAGTAATCGTGGATCAGCATGCCACGGTGAATACGTTCCCGGGTCTTGTACACACCGCCCGTCACACCATGAGAGTTTGTAACACCCAAAGTCGGTTGGATAACCGTTAGGAGTCCGCCGCCTAAGGTGGGACAGATGATTAGGGTGAAGTCGTAACAAGGTAGCCGTAGGAGAACCTGCGGCTGGATCACCTCCTTTCTAAGGAATAATACGGAACCTTACACCAATCAAAGTCTTGTTTAGTTTTGAGAGGATTACTCTCACATGATATTCGCGCTTTTTGGGCCTATAGCTCAGCTGGTTTAGAGCGCACGCCTGATAAGCGTGAGGTCGGTGGTTCGAGTCCACTTAGGCCCATCGCCGACGGGTTCGGCATTACAATTTAACCTTTTGGGGAATTAGCTCAGCTGGGAGAGCACCTGCTTTGCAAGCAGGAGGTCAGCGGTTCGATCCCGCTATTCTCCATTGGTACTGACTTTAGTACCACTTGGTT from Fructilactobacillus ixorae includes the following:
- a CDS encoding sulfite exporter TauE/SafE family protein, yielding MILQFIFLLVAGIVAGLMATIAGLASIASYPALLMVGIPPVIANVTNTVSLIFTGVGAIPASLKELHGQWRRALGYTILAVIGSVSGSALLLVAPASTFEKIVPFFILVAGVMLLLSGRGKELKEEERLRRAEMHPTRHKVLTLASYLGIVLVGGYLGYFGAAGGVVLLAILAVITRESFAKYNAVKNVMTFACNLCSSAYFIMTTTVAWYAVLPLGMGLLIGGYCGPLIVRRVNIKVLRFLIAIAAFLLAADLFVKAYF
- a CDS encoding MFS transporter translates to MSKETRRAIFIIIAANFIICLGWSLVIPVEPFIKNEYHLTAGEMGMMTSLFAFTQFLFSPLIGRLSDRIGRAPILTVGLVLFAFSQFIFALANSLLWFDLSRLIGGVAAAMVGTTSMALAADLSSERERARVIGWISAAFSGGLIIGPGIGGILANLSYKTPFWFAGVSGILAALVFIFGMPSHPKERSHGKLVDGMPLRTGSFKQLLNKSIITLFFMILVASFGLAGFESIYTLYVNQVFHFSLNQIALVLILNGIFSLFLQVVLFDRLVNWVGELGLTRICFLVSMAGILWILVAHTAVEVIVATLLIFCAFDVLRPAITTLLTRFGKHNQGLINGVNMSLTSIGNIAGPIFAGTLMDKNPSLPYLIVAIIMFCSALITWVVSYEMKQQRSPQ
- a CDS encoding M1 family metallopeptidase translates to MAGIERFYPLFQPEHYDLFIDVNREQKTITGTTKIRGNASQAKIAVNQKDLQVSQVRANGNPVPFTTDDEAEAIRIELPAAGAVEVELDYQAPLTDTMMGIYPSYYEVGGEKKQVVGTQFETTFARQAFPSIDEPEAKATFSLALKFDEHPGETVLANMPEERVENGVHYFAQTLKMSTYLVAFAFGDLQSKLTTTKSGVEVGVFATKAHQPKELDFALDIAKRAIEFYEDFYQTPYPLPHSWQLALPDFSAGAMENWGLITYREALLLLDPDNTPLETKELVATVITHELAHQWFGDLVTMKWWDDLWLNESFANMMEYVAVDALQPDWHVWEMFQTSEVPMALSRDATDGVQSVHVAVNNPAEIDALFDGAIVYAKGARMLVMVRALLGDDALRKGLRQYFVAHQYGNAEGQDLWQALGDASGLAIGKIMNSWLEQPGYPVVSATVTDDGQLTLRQQQFFIGGGTDKGRQWQIPLDSNYAAAPQIMDKPALKLGDYKSLRKQAGVPFRVNVGNNSHVVVQYDPELLADILEDVETLTPIDQRQILQDLRLLASAQRIDYARLIPLLQQFAGSESAIVNAELYAVANSLKMFVTPGSPAEQELREFFGKLVHANVNRLGLLPRAGESNDDQKVRPIVFNAALYAQLPDVIEQAHAIFTDHHADLVALPADVRALILKNEVQNYGSADLFDQLLTDYTTTNDVNYREDLAVAVPNVADPQLAERLVSQFKNADVIKPQDLRAWYRGLLANELNQQVAWDWIRNNWDWLEATVGGDMEFATFITVTARIFHTPERLAEFKAFFEPKLETPGLEREIKMDTRTIAGKVDLIAGEQAAVLGELTRNV